One window of the Brevundimonas goettingensis genome contains the following:
- a CDS encoding flagellar hook-length control protein FliK: MSLPSSAIASLVPPAPTRAAKAAASASGDDFGALMAADRDDRDAVAAAAKQAASKKAAAKADAKQDASKAETAKADAADQTKETAAPKAETADKPAEAASDATVVADAASDKTDETAQDGDILLNAAPAPAQPLIPFSTPAVQIAAAAAETAEAASAAIDATTAPSLEPVPAQPAQTTDETAAQTSAQAFDQAPAQATAQTTGATATAEAAPTSRPAEEAAVAAATAAIELAQAAAETAGPVAGAVADVVGDLLASALKADAKAPPPGPVLAAVAAKDASASDKAVSPTSQATFRAEAPVAEPVAVEAQQPAPAAPTAAETSAETQDVTEAAPRIPAHLRGEAVSNAPVRAEASEGAATRALATATAATTPEQTSAAPVSASTSAFAAQVQAQAQTQDPAAPLALSPDAVPTAQTAQTTASIQTTPAAIAQSGAQSGLSRATLETTVQIAAQITRQLAGRSTRFEMGLTPEGLGKVNVSMDIDASGRLTAQLAFDNPLAAADLRARADELRSQLQDAGFTLADDALSFTQQDASSSNGNDRGSEQRQGRAFASASRISDQADALPPVPAAWVSLSLTPRGVDMKV; this comes from the coding sequence TCGAAGAAGGCGGCCGCGAAAGCCGACGCCAAACAGGACGCCTCCAAAGCCGAGACAGCCAAGGCCGACGCCGCCGACCAGACTAAAGAGACCGCCGCCCCGAAAGCGGAGACGGCGGACAAGCCCGCCGAGGCCGCGAGCGACGCCACGGTCGTCGCCGACGCCGCTTCCGACAAGACCGATGAGACGGCCCAGGACGGCGACATCCTGCTGAACGCCGCTCCGGCCCCGGCCCAGCCCCTGATTCCGTTTTCCACCCCAGCCGTTCAGATCGCCGCCGCAGCGGCCGAGACCGCCGAGGCCGCCTCCGCCGCGATCGACGCCACGACGGCCCCGTCGCTCGAGCCCGTTCCGGCTCAGCCCGCCCAGACGACGGACGAGACGGCGGCGCAAACCTCGGCGCAGGCCTTCGACCAGGCTCCGGCTCAGGCCACCGCGCAGACGACGGGCGCCACAGCGACCGCTGAGGCCGCCCCGACCTCACGCCCCGCCGAAGAGGCGGCTGTCGCCGCCGCGACCGCCGCCATCGAACTCGCACAGGCCGCGGCCGAGACCGCCGGCCCGGTCGCGGGCGCCGTCGCCGACGTCGTGGGCGATCTTCTGGCCTCGGCCCTGAAGGCGGACGCCAAGGCCCCGCCGCCGGGGCCGGTTCTGGCCGCCGTCGCCGCCAAGGATGCGTCCGCTTCCGACAAGGCGGTCTCCCCGACGAGCCAGGCTACATTCAGGGCAGAAGCTCCCGTCGCCGAACCGGTCGCGGTCGAAGCTCAGCAGCCGGCTCCCGCCGCCCCGACCGCCGCTGAGACGTCTGCCGAGACCCAGGACGTGACCGAGGCTGCCCCGCGCATTCCCGCCCATCTGCGCGGCGAAGCCGTCTCAAACGCCCCTGTTCGGGCCGAGGCCTCCGAGGGCGCCGCGACCAGGGCCCTGGCCACGGCGACGGCCGCCACGACGCCGGAACAGACTTCGGCCGCCCCCGTCTCCGCCTCGACCTCGGCCTTCGCGGCCCAGGTTCAGGCTCAGGCCCAGACGCAGGACCCCGCCGCGCCGCTGGCCCTGAGCCCCGACGCCGTGCCGACGGCCCAGACCGCCCAGACCACTGCTTCGATCCAGACCACGCCCGCCGCGATCGCCCAGTCAGGGGCCCAGTCCGGCCTTTCGCGGGCGACGCTGGAGACCACGGTCCAGATCGCAGCCCAGATCACCCGCCAGCTCGCCGGCCGTTCGACCCGGTTCGAGATGGGACTGACGCCGGAAGGCCTGGGCAAGGTCAATGTCAGCATGGACATCGACGCCAGCGGCCGGCTGACCGCCCAGCTGGCCTTCGACAATCCCCTGGCCGCCGCAGACCTGCGCGCCCGCGCCGACGAGCTGCGCAGCCAACTGCAGGACGCCGGCTTCACCCTGGCCGACGACGCCCTCAGCTTCACCCAGCAGGACGCCTCGTCCTCGAACGGCAACGATCGCGGCTCCGAGCAGCGTCAGGGCCGCGCCTTCGCCTCGGCGTCGCGCATCTCCGATCAGGCTGACGCCCTGCCGCCCGTTCCCGCCGCCTGGGTTTCCCTGTCCCTCACGCCTCGCGGCGTGGATATGAAGGTCTGA
- a CDS encoding flagellar hook assembly protein FlgD encodes MVAAVTTVDSAAANANSARTSLATNFDTFLTLLTAQLKNQDPLSPMDSTDFTAQLTQMTGVQQQLLTNDLLTSLLAAQNGGGLANGSNYIGKEVTAVWAADKLTDGKASWSYELGADATDVSLSVLDSAGKVVWTGKGSELKTGSHDFTWDGKTTAGGQMSDGGVYTLKVSATNAAGTAISSQVLMTGTVDGVELYDNVPYLNVGNTIIPLSTVISLQKKAVAETPTDASTPATADA; translated from the coding sequence ATGGTCGCCGCAGTCACCACAGTCGATTCAGCCGCCGCTAACGCCAATTCCGCCCGGACCAGCCTGGCGACGAATTTCGACACCTTCCTGACCCTGCTGACCGCCCAGCTGAAGAACCAGGATCCGCTGTCGCCGATGGACTCCACGGACTTCACCGCCCAGCTGACCCAGATGACCGGGGTGCAACAGCAACTGCTGACCAATGATCTGCTCACCAGCCTGCTGGCGGCCCAGAACGGCGGCGGCCTGGCCAACGGCTCCAACTACATCGGCAAGGAAGTCACCGCGGTCTGGGCGGCCGACAAACTGACCGACGGCAAGGCCAGCTGGAGCTACGAGCTGGGCGCCGACGCCACCGACGTCAGCCTCTCGGTCCTGGACAGCGCCGGCAAGGTCGTCTGGACCGGCAAGGGCAGCGAGCTGAAGACCGGCTCCCACGACTTCACCTGGGACGGCAAGACCACCGCCGGCGGCCAGATGTCGGACGGCGGCGTCTATACCCTGAAAGTCAGCGCCACCAACGCCGCGGGCACGGCCATAAGCAGCCAGGTCCTGATGACCGGCACGGTCGACGGGGTCGAGCTCTACGACAACGTCCCCTACCTCAACGTCGGCAACACCATCATTCCGCTGAGCACGGTCATCTCGCTGCAGAAGAAGGCCGTCGCCGAGACCCCGACAGACGCCAGCACCCCCGCCACGGCGGACGCCTGA
- the flgE gene encoding flagellar hook protein FlgE yields the protein MSINSALLAGVSGLSANSAALAAISQNIANVNTIGYKRVASEFSTVVNSQTRGAGYSAGGVLSNTRNYISQGGQLQRTTESTDLGISGAGFFVTTQKAEGLDATDPRLFTRAGAFRVDEFGYLKNTAGLYLQGWPVDSNGNLNTDPSDLGRLRSINVGSVGGTAEATTRAQLNANLKSSQPVSAEAKAAAAYAADPLDPAGAGRYDPTTNSMAMYDPDTLAGTKPDFEMTVPVSDSKGGQRTVAVSFLKSATPNQWYAEIRAIPASDVITGAPLANGQLKSGLVAFTQDGRLDVDAMAALGSAALFSDVTDASIHFGSSNSAAPAAGEIKWADGLGIDNQNLAFNLNASAGGLTQYDSDSVVQAVVTNGTAFGNLSNIEIDETGFVTAIFDNGVTRKIAQLALATFTSPDSLTPANGNAFKVSQGSGTYNLKAPGSGGAGFIGASQLEASTVDLSAEFTGLITTQRAYSASSKIITTADEMLAELINVKR from the coding sequence ATGAGCATCAACAGCGCCCTTCTGGCCGGGGTCTCGGGCCTCTCCGCCAACTCGGCCGCCCTGGCCGCCATCTCGCAGAACATCGCGAACGTGAACACCATCGGCTACAAGCGCGTGGCCAGCGAGTTCTCTACCGTGGTCAACAGCCAGACGCGCGGCGCGGGCTATTCGGCGGGCGGCGTCCTGTCCAACACCCGTAACTACATCTCGCAAGGCGGCCAGCTGCAGCGCACGACCGAGTCGACCGACCTCGGCATTTCCGGCGCCGGCTTCTTCGTCACCACCCAGAAGGCCGAGGGTCTGGACGCGACCGACCCACGCCTGTTCACCCGCGCCGGCGCCTTCCGCGTCGATGAGTTCGGCTATCTGAAGAACACCGCCGGCCTGTACCTGCAGGGCTGGCCCGTCGACAGCAACGGCAACCTGAACACCGACCCGTCGGACCTGGGCCGCCTGCGCTCGATCAACGTCGGCTCGGTCGGCGGCACCGCCGAGGCCACCACCCGCGCCCAGCTGAACGCCAACCTGAAGTCCAGCCAGCCTGTCTCGGCCGAAGCCAAGGCCGCCGCCGCTTACGCCGCCGACCCGCTCGATCCCGCCGGCGCCGGTCGCTACGACCCGACGACCAACTCCATGGCCATGTACGATCCGGACACCCTGGCCGGGACCAAGCCGGACTTCGAGATGACCGTGCCGGTGTCGGATTCCAAAGGCGGCCAGCGCACCGTCGCCGTCTCCTTCCTGAAGAGCGCCACCCCCAACCAGTGGTACGCTGAAATCCGCGCGATCCCGGCCAGCGACGTGATCACCGGCGCGCCTCTTGCGAATGGTCAGCTGAAGAGCGGCCTGGTGGCCTTTACCCAGGACGGCCGTCTCGACGTCGACGCCATGGCCGCCCTGGGCTCGGCCGCCCTGTTTTCCGACGTCACTGACGCCAGCATTCACTTTGGCTCTTCCAACTCGGCCGCGCCTGCGGCGGGCGAGATCAAATGGGCGGATGGTCTGGGCATCGACAACCAGAACCTGGCCTTCAACCTCAACGCCTCTGCCGGCGGCCTGACGCAGTACGACTCCGACTCCGTCGTCCAGGCCGTGGTCACCAACGGTACGGCCTTCGGCAACCTGTCGAACATCGAGATCGACGAGACCGGCTTCGTCACCGCCATCTTCGACAACGGCGTTACCCGCAAGATCGCCCAGCTCGCCCTGGCCACCTTCACCAGCCCGGACAGCCTGACCCCCGCCAACGGCAACGCCTTCAAGGTCAGCCAGGGCTCGGGGACCTACAACCTGAAGGCCCCTGGCAGCGGCGGCGCGGGCTTCATCGGCGCCTCCCAGCTGGAAGCCTCGACCGTCGACCTCTCGGCCGAGTTCACCGGCCTGATCACCACCCAACGGGCCTATTCCGCCTCATCCAAGATCATCACCACCGCCGATGAAATGCTGGCCGAACTGATCAACGTCAAACGCTGA
- the sciP gene encoding CtrA inhibitor SciP, with protein MLQERRLNNKGEQYVVGPTGTPLTLRDLPPANTDRWVIRRKAEVVAAVRGGLLSLEDALSQYRLTAEEFIAWQKAIDKWGMQGLRTTRIQSYRS; from the coding sequence ATGTTGCAAGAGCGACGCCTGAATAACAAAGGCGAACAATACGTGGTCGGACCGACTGGCACGCCCCTGACGCTGCGCGATCTGCCGCCGGCGAATACCGACCGGTGGGTCATCCGCCGCAAGGCCGAGGTCGTCGCCGCCGTTCGCGGCGGTCTCCTGTCGCTAGAGGACGCCCTTTCGCAATACCGTCTGACGGCGGAAGAGTTCATCGCCTGGCAGAAGGCGATCGACAAATGGGGCATGCAGGGCCTGCGCACGACGCGGATCCAGAGCTACCGCTCCTAA
- the mnmA gene encoding tRNA 2-thiouridine(34) synthase MnmA: MAAMSLAEDFCPVPDMAPADMDQAVEAARLAVGLPVGSRIVAAMSGGVDSTVVAALLHKAGYDVVGVTLQLYDHGAALKKKGACCAGQDIHDARLAAETLGIPHYVLDYESRFRDAVIDQFADSYLAGQTPVPCIRCNQTVKFRDLLDVARDLGAAAMATGHYVGRAVGPDGRAQMRKAIDPSRDQSYFLFATTPAQLDYLRFPLAGLEKPQVRGVAAELGLRIAAKPDSQDICFVPSGDYRTLIDRLRPQGREAGEIVHMDGRVLGAHSGITDYTIGQRRGLNVAVGEPLFVTKLDPERRRVIVGPREALLTASLTLDETNWLGDQADIEAAALAGTPVLARVRSTRPPSPAKLTLTDGVIGVAFETGEEGVAPGQACALYDPTDPDRLLGGGFIQTTTACVA; this comes from the coding sequence ATGGCGGCGATGAGTTTGGCCGAAGACTTTTGCCCCGTTCCCGACATGGCCCCCGCTGACATGGATCAGGCGGTCGAGGCCGCGCGTCTGGCGGTCGGGCTGCCCGTGGGATCGCGGATCGTCGCGGCCATGTCCGGCGGGGTGGATTCCACCGTCGTCGCGGCCCTGCTGCACAAGGCGGGCTATGACGTCGTCGGCGTGACCCTGCAGCTCTACGACCACGGCGCGGCGCTCAAGAAGAAGGGCGCCTGCTGCGCCGGTCAGGACATTCACGACGCCCGTCTGGCCGCCGAGACCCTCGGCATCCCCCACTATGTGCTGGATTACGAAAGCCGGTTCCGCGACGCGGTGATCGACCAGTTCGCCGACTCCTATCTGGCGGGACAGACGCCGGTTCCGTGCATTCGCTGCAACCAGACGGTCAAGTTCCGCGACCTGCTGGACGTCGCCCGGGATCTGGGCGCCGCAGCCATGGCCACGGGCCACTATGTCGGCCGCGCCGTCGGTCCGGACGGCCGCGCCCAGATGCGCAAGGCCATCGACCCCTCGCGTGACCAGTCCTATTTCCTGTTCGCCACCACCCCGGCCCAGCTCGACTATCTGCGCTTCCCGCTGGCGGGCCTCGAAAAGCCCCAGGTGCGCGGCGTCGCGGCCGAACTGGGTCTGCGGATCGCGGCCAAGCCGGACAGCCAGGACATCTGTTTCGTCCCCTCCGGTGACTACCGCACCCTGATCGACCGCCTGCGGCCGCAGGGGCGCGAAGCCGGCGAGATCGTGCACATGGACGGCCGGGTATTGGGCGCCCATTCGGGCATCACCGACTACACCATCGGCCAGCGCCGGGGCTTGAACGTCGCCGTGGGCGAGCCCCTGTTCGTGACGAAACTGGACCCGGAAAGGCGCCGCGTCATCGTCGGCCCGCGCGAAGCCCTGCTGACCGCCAGCCTGACGCTGGACGAAACCAACTGGCTGGGCGACCAAGCGGATATCGAGGCGGCGGCTTTGGCCGGAACGCCGGTGCTGGCGCGCGTCCGCTCGACCCGTCCCCCCTCCCCGGCAAAGCTGACGCTGACGGACGGTGTGATCGGCGTCGCCTTCGAGACCGGCGAAGAAGGCGTGGCCCCCGGTCAGGCCTGCGCGCTTTACGACCCGACGGACCCCGACCGCCTGCTGGGCGGAGGCTTCATCCAGACCACGACGGCCTGCGTCGCCTGA